One genomic window of Candidatus Pseudobacter hemicellulosilyticus includes the following:
- a CDS encoding RagB/SusD family nutrient uptake outer membrane protein produces MHLLRCCLGLFLIAVSTGSCSKKEFLDEKPTTDVFIPGTLEDFYALLDNDAIMAEAPILGEASADNYYLNDLFWQSMRPRERNAYIWASDIFDHEGKIDDWVIPYRMVFYTNVVLEGLEKVPVTSANQQDHNMVKGMAHFFRAFAFYNLASIFAKEYDAATAGADLGIPLRLDTEVDKISVRATVQQTYDQILEDMQLAKELLPVEIAWSNRNRPTKPAAFALLARIHLSMRQYEKAGEYAASSLDLYNELIDFDTVSRTAILPFAPGNREVLFQNRLSSTSEVLRGIASMDCVVDTNLYASYTANDLRKDIFYYTNTLGQINAKGNLSGTIFSFAGLATDEMYLVRAECLARAEQTNAAMQMLNALLIHRWKANTFVPLTAASPSEALDRILVERRKEMPYRGVRWTDLKRLNKEGRNIVLTRKIDNVIYTLQPNSPLYVLPIPPDVLNFSDMPDNPR; encoded by the coding sequence ATGCATTTGCTTCGTTGCTGCCTGGGATTGTTCCTGATTGCTGTGAGTACAGGAAGCTGCAGTAAGAAAGAGTTCCTGGATGAAAAGCCTACTACGGATGTTTTCATTCCGGGCACACTGGAAGATTTTTATGCCTTGCTGGATAACGACGCTATTATGGCGGAAGCGCCGATACTGGGTGAAGCATCTGCGGATAATTATTACCTGAATGATCTCTTCTGGCAAAGCATGCGGCCCAGGGAAAGGAATGCCTATATCTGGGCGTCGGATATCTTTGACCATGAAGGAAAGATTGACGATTGGGTAATTCCTTATAGAATGGTCTTTTATACCAATGTAGTGCTGGAAGGCCTGGAAAAAGTACCGGTGACCAGTGCAAATCAGCAGGATCATAATATGGTGAAAGGCATGGCCCATTTTTTCCGGGCATTTGCTTTTTATAACCTGGCTTCTATTTTTGCAAAGGAATATGATGCGGCTACAGCAGGCGCCGACCTGGGCATTCCCCTGCGGCTGGATACGGAAGTGGATAAGATCTCTGTACGGGCTACTGTGCAGCAGACCTATGATCAGATACTGGAGGACATGCAGCTGGCCAAAGAACTGTTGCCGGTGGAGATTGCCTGGAGTAACCGCAACAGACCCACAAAGCCTGCAGCTTTTGCCCTGCTTGCCCGTATACACCTGTCCATGCGGCAATATGAGAAAGCGGGTGAATACGCCGCCAGCAGCCTGGACCTGTACAATGAGCTGATCGATTTTGATACGGTAAGCCGTACAGCCATACTCCCTTTCGCACCCGGTAACAGAGAGGTCCTGTTCCAGAACAGGTTATCCTCCACTTCAGAAGTTTTACGGGGGATCGCTTCCATGGATTGCGTAGTAGACACTAATCTTTATGCTTCCTATACAGCCAATGACCTGCGCAAGGATATATTCTATTATACCAATACCCTGGGTCAGATCAATGCCAAAGGAAATTTGTCGGGAACAATATTTTCATTTGCAGGGCTGGCTACAGATGAAATGTACCTGGTCCGCGCTGAATGCCTGGCCAGGGCAGAGCAAACGAATGCAGCTATGCAAATGCTCAATGCCTTGCTGATCCACCGCTGGAAGGCCAATACGTTTGTGCCGTTGACAGCAGCTTCACCCTCGGAAGCACTGGATCGTATCCTTGTAGAAAGAAGAAAGGAAATGCCCTACAGAGGCGTGCGCTGGACAGACCTGAAACGTCTGAATAAAGAAGGCCGGAACATTGTATTGACCAGGAAAATTGATAACGTTATTTACACATTGCAGCCCAATAGCCCATTGTATGTGCTGCCCATTCCTCCCGATGTGCTGAATTTTTCCGATATGCCGGATAATCCCCGTTGA
- a CDS encoding DUF6520 family protein → MKKLKATLLTVAIVTAVAGAAASAPCWNCENSVQWVPNGTGGWKTAGTYGVTYYCNTGPQSTCTWIENNGEMQSCRLGVYTSLIGRRSGIAPEK, encoded by the coding sequence ATGAAAAAACTGAAAGCAACTCTCCTCACAGTGGCTATTGTCACTGCTGTTGCCGGCGCAGCGGCTTCCGCACCTTGTTGGAACTGCGAGAATTCTGTACAATGGGTTCCGAACGGAACTGGCGGCTGGAAAACTGCCGGAACTTATGGCGTAACCTATTATTGTAATACCGGCCCCCAATCCACCTGCACATGGATTGAGAACAATGGTGAAATGCAATCCTGCAGACTGGGCGTTTATACTTCATTGATTGGCCGCAGGAGCGGTATAGCTCCGGAGAAATAA
- a CDS encoding PorP/SprF family type IX secretion system membrane protein yields the protein MHRESVNRQWGRLKKSGLLLLMILWTGWQQVALAQDPLFTQFQYSPVYLNPAFTGTGKNEFRATVNSRVQWVNLQAPLQSYNANADYYFSGPKMSLGLMANRFDEGYLKTSQAYLLFAKDFGSDEVNCRDWYVNVAFQGGLGTRNANRNKLLFPDQIDVNGPIGMPSQFELFQSGNKTYLDMSVGMVFCYKNIMGGAAWQHVNEPVNGLLGSGDDSRLPRRYTFHLSYINSPPDMDVADDRILVKPTIIYQQQGVSNSLVVGSLFEFPGWVIGGGLWYRNNFGSGQNWGFTENHTINIGITLKLGTVKNHYNGDAAARFNTGFSYEAELSRPGIRHTKGSMEGGLLYERNFNGKAECRSVDCPVRYPWVFF from the coding sequence ATGCATAGAGAATCAGTGAACAGGCAGTGGGGCAGACTGAAAAAGTCCGGGCTGTTGCTATTGATGATATTGTGGACCGGCTGGCAGCAGGTTGCGCTGGCGCAGGATCCCTTATTTACGCAGTTCCAGTACTCACCGGTGTACCTTAACCCTGCATTTACGGGAACAGGAAAGAATGAGTTCCGTGCTACGGTCAACAGCAGGGTGCAGTGGGTGAACCTGCAGGCGCCGTTGCAGAGCTACAATGCCAACGCAGATTATTATTTTTCCGGACCTAAGATGAGCCTGGGGTTAATGGCCAACCGCTTTGATGAAGGCTACCTGAAAACCTCGCAGGCTTACCTGCTCTTTGCCAAGGACTTTGGATCAGATGAAGTGAACTGCCGGGACTGGTATGTGAATGTAGCCTTCCAGGGCGGGTTGGGCACCCGCAATGCCAACCGCAACAAACTACTATTCCCGGACCAGATAGATGTGAACGGGCCAATAGGTATGCCTTCGCAGTTTGAATTGTTCCAGTCGGGCAACAAGACCTACCTGGATATGTCCGTGGGCATGGTGTTCTGTTATAAGAACATAATGGGTGGAGCAGCCTGGCAGCATGTCAATGAGCCGGTGAACGGCTTACTGGGCAGCGGGGACGACAGCCGCCTGCCGCGCAGGTATACTTTCCATCTGAGTTATATCAATAGTCCGCCGGATATGGATGTGGCAGACGACCGGATACTGGTGAAGCCCACCATCATATACCAGCAGCAGGGTGTCAGCAACAGCCTGGTAGTGGGCAGCCTTTTTGAGTTTCCCGGGTGGGTAATAGGCGGCGGCCTCTGGTACCGGAACAATTTTGGCTCGGGGCAGAACTGGGGCTTTACAGAGAACCATACTATCAATATCGGCATTACGTTGAAGCTGGGTACTGTGAAGAACCATTACAATGGGGATGCGGCTGCGCGGTTCAATACGGGCTTCAGTTATGAGGCGGAACTGAGCAGACCGGGCATCAGACATACCAAGGGCAGTATGGAAGGCGGATTATTGTATGAGCGTAATTTTAATGGCAAGGCGGAATGCCGGAGTGTGGATTGTCCGGTGCGGTATCCCTGGGTATTTTTCTGA
- a CDS encoding PKD domain-containing protein translates to MKGFFTSIIFIVWSCAAWSQVITPNGPLSFCAGKNVQLSASAGNSYQWQKDGSNINGATSQNYIATSNGSYAVIITTAGAPATSPAVTVTVYSNPSVNFSNPAGTICASALASFSSTVSGGLAPYDYAWTFGDGGSASSANPTHRFTATGCGNAAISNTLTVTDDHGCTVSSSRSISIKQAPEVSLGDVNRPLEPFNNCSNYPDAGNPNFTITVSNTSPDNNCITDYTLDWGDGSPLVTGLTMASFPLQHTYTRLGAFPMVITGNGSNGCSNSKTYTVANQSNPDIGIATTGPTEGCADLTVNVLVTTWQLNSPGTSYELKFGDGSVKRWSHPINNSNSAESISHLYTTTSCPQSPNYPLTIRATNACSYKEFGGGNIIVKVKPQAKFTISTPLACAGQSVCFADASIAGYINNCISNALYSWDFGDPGSASNTATIPNPCHTYANPGTYTVKMTVTNPCGSSTYTQQVCVNPTAAPVFTVSDDKVCAGSTVTTTNTSITGNCANTAYQWTVGYAPGFCGTSAGWSFANGSNASSATPAFSFANPGTYTLTLRITGACGTASMQKTVQVKQKPQVSLAPIANACGQSQIKPEATVSNCGSDPLTYLWEFDNGVVGSSTDADPGTIDFTSLGQHSVKLTVSNECGSTTVTQQFTNNSGADLTIPADRIFCAGEQSGTLALTSTTPNTVIRWTNSHPAIGLPASGNGNIGSFVSSNTTGASITATITVTATANNCPVSKTFTITVHPQPAAPVVTTPVSYCHLETALPLQATVSPGHSLQWFSTATGGTGSTVLPTPNTGSIGTTVYYVSQVNNTTQCESKRVSITVTVSAIPVISGQQLQDPVNCASATGSIRLQGLVAGVTYAVQYTKNGGSPLTLSLTASSSGVISISNLTAGTYADISVSNSGCHSNTVGPFVLSDPNPPAAPVAGPDPELCAGNTLSLAASHPQSGVSWSWSGPGNFSSSQPNPIINTAIPAHSGVYRVTVTLNGCTSAPAEVRALVHPRPDAPQVSASHSVCLGQDLQLSASTGFAGAVSWSWSGPNGFGSTLQNPVLPNAGTALNGLYTVRIQSVTGNCGSPDASTTVSIRPVPVITGSSFINPIGCSSATGILVLTGLQPQTLYTVLYMRDGQQQPAVNAQSAPDGQLMIAGLRAGVYSQVTVGLGGCTSAPAGPFTLPDTPPFSVIAESNGAICSGNTLLLSARATAQGSARYAWTGPEGFTSNLASPSIPNARAVHSGLYEVSITINGCSASGSVTATVAQPSIGGRTNGPAAVCPGNNSGAVTLTGHHGEILRWEQSVNGGQSWNSVLSTLPVYNYANLATSTWYRAVVQSGLCAPAYSSATLITVQDGVRDVRLSPALVSTCNHDSSIRFQATAAQNGTSALQYTWYVNGQVVGSGAQLAHRFLADRNSPADIPFQVFVVAENAGGCQDRSPEGQVLIKALPAPQIAVSPSTIQREPKYQFTFTDVSPETPGEAHTWQVGDPAAAPLNGRQVSYDYKRTGNFKVLLSVLDRNTGCAARDSVNVTIVPVPGSLVIPNAFYPNSAHPELRTFKLKGLGMVRYHLQVFDAWGKIVFETKELNSDGSPKVAWNGSYMNTGKPLPQDAYTWKIAAIEFENGRPWNGMSYNGGASKYFGNVTLFR, encoded by the coding sequence ATGAAAGGATTTTTTACCTCAATAATTTTTATTGTCTGGTCTTGTGCTGCGTGGAGCCAGGTCATCACCCCCAATGGCCCGCTGAGTTTCTGTGCCGGTAAAAATGTGCAGCTGTCGGCCTCCGCCGGCAACAGCTATCAATGGCAGAAGGACGGCAGCAATATCAACGGCGCCACCAGTCAAAACTATATAGCCACCAGCAACGGCAGCTATGCGGTGATCATCACTACTGCCGGTGCGCCCGCTACCAGCCCTGCTGTAACTGTCACAGTATATAGTAATCCATCCGTAAACTTCAGCAATCCTGCCGGCACTATCTGCGCTTCAGCACTGGCCAGCTTCAGCAGTACAGTCAGCGGTGGACTGGCCCCTTATGATTATGCCTGGACCTTTGGCGATGGCGGCAGCGCCAGCAGCGCCAATCCCACCCACCGGTTTACCGCTACGGGTTGCGGCAATGCGGCTATCTCCAATACCCTTACCGTGACCGATGATCATGGCTGTACAGTCAGCAGCAGCCGGAGTATTTCTATCAAGCAGGCGCCCGAAGTTTCCTTAGGCGATGTGAACCGGCCACTGGAACCTTTCAACAACTGTTCCAACTACCCCGATGCCGGTAACCCCAATTTCACAATAACAGTCAGCAATACTTCGCCGGATAATAACTGTATCACTGATTATACCCTGGACTGGGGCGATGGCAGCCCGCTGGTTACAGGCCTTACCATGGCCAGTTTTCCTTTGCAGCATACCTATACCCGCCTGGGCGCCTTTCCCATGGTGATCACCGGCAATGGCAGCAATGGCTGCAGCAATTCAAAGACCTATACCGTGGCCAACCAGAGCAACCCTGACATTGGCATTGCTACTACCGGTCCTACCGAAGGCTGCGCCGACCTGACCGTTAACGTACTGGTCACCACCTGGCAGCTCAATTCGCCCGGCACCAGCTATGAATTGAAATTTGGCGACGGCAGTGTTAAAAGATGGAGCCACCCTATCAACAACAGCAATTCCGCTGAATCCATTTCGCATCTTTATACCACTACCTCCTGTCCCCAAAGTCCCAACTACCCGCTCACCATACGCGCCACCAACGCCTGCAGCTATAAAGAATTTGGGGGTGGCAATATCATTGTAAAAGTGAAGCCGCAGGCAAAGTTCACTATCAGCACGCCCCTGGCCTGCGCCGGCCAGTCCGTGTGTTTTGCAGACGCCAGCATTGCCGGTTATATCAACAACTGTATCTCCAATGCCCTCTACAGCTGGGATTTTGGCGATCCCGGCAGCGCTTCCAATACAGCCACTATTCCCAATCCCTGTCATACCTATGCCAATCCCGGCACCTATACCGTGAAGATGACCGTCACCAATCCCTGTGGCAGCAGCACCTATACCCAACAGGTCTGTGTGAACCCAACAGCGGCCCCTGTTTTTACGGTCAGTGATGATAAGGTATGCGCAGGCAGTACGGTCACTACTACCAATACATCTATCACAGGCAACTGCGCCAATACGGCTTACCAGTGGACAGTAGGCTATGCACCGGGATTCTGCGGCACTTCAGCGGGCTGGAGTTTTGCCAATGGCAGCAATGCCAGTAGCGCCACACCTGCTTTCAGCTTTGCCAATCCCGGTACCTATACACTGACGCTCCGCATTACCGGCGCCTGTGGCACGGCCAGCATGCAAAAAACGGTGCAGGTAAAACAAAAGCCACAGGTGAGCCTGGCGCCTATTGCCAATGCCTGCGGGCAATCGCAGATCAAACCCGAAGCCACGGTCAGCAATTGCGGCAGCGATCCCCTCACCTATCTTTGGGAATTTGACAATGGCGTGGTGGGCAGTTCCACCGATGCCGATCCAGGCACTATTGATTTCACCAGCCTTGGCCAGCATTCCGTTAAACTAACGGTCAGCAACGAGTGCGGATCCACCACGGTGACGCAGCAATTCACCAATAACAGTGGCGCAGACCTGACCATTCCTGCGGACCGCATTTTCTGTGCCGGCGAACAAAGCGGCACACTGGCCCTTACCAGCACCACGCCCAATACGGTGATCCGCTGGACCAACAGCCACCCTGCCATTGGCCTGCCCGCCAGTGGCAACGGGAATATCGGGTCCTTTGTCAGCAGCAATACCACAGGCGCCAGCATTACTGCTACCATCACTGTGACAGCAACAGCCAATAATTGCCCGGTCAGTAAGACCTTTACCATCACGGTGCATCCGCAGCCGGCCGCTCCGGTGGTGACTACCCCGGTGAGCTACTGCCACCTGGAAACAGCGCTGCCCCTCCAGGCTACGGTATCGCCGGGACATAGCCTGCAATGGTTCAGCACCGCAACAGGAGGTACAGGCAGCACTGTATTACCAACGCCCAATACCGGCAGCATTGGTACTACGGTATATTATGTCAGCCAGGTGAACAATACCACACAATGCGAAAGTAAACGTGTATCCATCACCGTTACTGTATCTGCTATCCCGGTGATCAGCGGCCAGCAGCTGCAGGATCCGGTCAATTGCGCCTCGGCCACCGGCTCCATCCGCTTGCAGGGATTGGTGGCAGGCGTCACTTATGCTGTTCAGTACACGAAAAATGGGGGTTCGCCCCTTACGCTGTCCCTGACTGCCAGCAGCAGTGGCGTTATCAGCATCAGCAACCTGACGGCCGGCACTTATGCCGATATCAGCGTCAGCAACAGCGGCTGCCACTCCAATACAGTTGGTCCCTTTGTACTCAGCGATCCCAACCCGCCGGCAGCGCCTGTGGCGGGGCCGGACCCGGAACTGTGTGCGGGCAATACACTCTCGCTGGCGGCCAGTCATCCCCAGTCCGGCGTCAGCTGGAGCTGGTCGGGCCCCGGCAATTTCAGCAGCAGTCAACCCAACCCTATTATCAATACGGCCATCCCAGCGCATAGCGGCGTATACCGGGTTACCGTCACACTGAATGGCTGCACTTCCGCACCGGCAGAAGTAAGGGCCCTGGTACACCCGCGACCGGATGCGCCGCAGGTGAGCGCCAGCCATTCCGTATGCCTTGGCCAGGACCTTCAACTCAGTGCCAGCACCGGATTTGCAGGGGCAGTCAGCTGGTCCTGGTCGGGCCCGAACGGATTTGGCAGCACGCTGCAGAATCCGGTGCTGCCCAATGCCGGCACAGCATTGAATGGATTGTATACCGTCCGTATCCAATCGGTCACCGGCAACTGTGGTTCGCCTGACGCCAGCACTACTGTCAGCATCAGGCCCGTGCCGGTGATCACCGGCAGCTCTTTCATCAATCCGATAGGTTGCAGCAGCGCTACCGGCATCCTGGTACTGACCGGCCTGCAACCACAGACCTTATATACGGTACTGTATATGCGCGATGGCCAGCAGCAGCCGGCAGTCAATGCACAATCCGCTCCGGATGGGCAACTCATGATCGCCGGGCTGCGGGCAGGCGTATACAGCCAGGTGACGGTAGGACTGGGCGGTTGTACTTCAGCGCCTGCGGGACCATTTACCCTGCCTGACACACCACCATTTTCCGTGATCGCGGAAAGCAATGGCGCTATCTGCAGCGGCAATACCTTATTGTTATCGGCCCGTGCTACGGCACAGGGCAGCGCCCGTTATGCCTGGACGGGCCCCGAAGGATTTACGAGCAACCTGGCCAGTCCGTCTATTCCCAATGCCCGAGCTGTCCATAGCGGGCTGTATGAAGTGAGCATTACCATCAATGGTTGCAGCGCCAGCGGGTCCGTCACCGCTACAGTAGCGCAGCCAAGTATTGGGGGACGAACCAATGGGCCCGCCGCCGTTTGCCCGGGCAACAATAGTGGCGCCGTCACCCTGACCGGCCATCATGGCGAAATATTGCGCTGGGAGCAATCAGTGAACGGCGGCCAGAGCTGGAACAGTGTATTGTCCACCTTGCCTGTATACAACTATGCCAATCTTGCCACCAGCACCTGGTATCGCGCCGTTGTGCAGAGCGGTCTTTGCGCGCCGGCCTATTCTTCTGCTACCCTGATCACCGTACAGGATGGCGTCCGGGATGTCAGGCTTTCGCCGGCCCTGGTCAGCACCTGTAACCACGACAGCAGCATCCGTTTCCAGGCAACGGCGGCCCAGAACGGTACCAGCGCCCTTCAATATACCTGGTATGTGAACGGCCAGGTAGTGGGCAGTGGTGCGCAACTGGCGCATCGTTTCCTGGCGGACCGGAACAGCCCTGCTGATATACCCTTCCAGGTATTTGTAGTGGCTGAAAATGCCGGTGGCTGCCAGGACCGTTCGCCGGAGGGACAGGTGCTGATCAAAGCCTTGCCTGCTCCGCAGATAGCGGTGAGCCCTTCCACTATCCAGCGGGAACCCAAATACCAGTTCACGTTTACAGACGTATCCCCGGAAACGCCGGGCGAAGCCCATACCTGGCAGGTAGGTGATCCTGCCGCAGCACCGCTGAACGGAAGGCAGGTCAGCTACGATTATAAACGCACCGGGAATTTCAAAGTGCTGTTGTCCGTGCTGGACAGGAACACCGGTTGTGCTGCCCGTGATTCCGTCAATGTGACCATTGTGCCGGTACCCGGTTCCCTGGTGATACCCAATGCATTTTATCCCAACAGCGCCCATCCTGAACTGCGGACCTTCAAGCTGAAAGGTCTGGGTATGGTCAGGTACCACCTGCAGGTCTTTGACGCCTGGGGAAAGATCGTATTTGAAACAAAAGAACTGAATAGCGATGGCAGTCCCAAAGTAGCCTGGAATGGCAGTTACATGAATACCGGCAAACCCTTGCCGCAGGATGCCTATACCTGGAAGATCGCAGCAATTGAATTTGAGAACGGCAGGCCCTGGAATGGGATGTCCTACAATGGCGGGGCCAGTAAATATTTCGGGAACGTAACCCTTTTCCGTTAA
- a CDS encoding sigma-70 family RNA polymerase sigma factor: MENREQHTEQDLVRRLAAGETEAFQVLFHRYFRRLTFFAANIINNQEDANDLAQEALYQLWLHRSAFREEAQLRSWLYVATRNAALNYLKSSQRRSQRHEETARLLESAGQDLLETAMAREELLELLLQELEAVPPPQATVLKLLFIEGLSYRDIAEKLQIPEATIRKQKERGVRLLRATLLQKKMWSLLLLLNAAQLGSRGRLL, from the coding sequence TTGGAAAACCGGGAACAGCATACTGAACAGGATTTGGTCCGCCGGCTGGCCGCCGGCGAGACGGAAGCATTCCAGGTGCTTTTCCATCGCTATTTCCGGCGCCTGACCTTTTTTGCCGCCAATATCATCAACAACCAGGAAGATGCCAATGACCTGGCCCAGGAGGCGCTGTACCAGCTATGGCTGCACCGGTCGGCATTCAGGGAGGAAGCGCAGCTGCGTTCCTGGTTGTATGTCGCCACCCGCAATGCGGCGCTCAATTACCTGAAATCAAGTCAGCGGCGCAGCCAGCGCCATGAAGAAACAGCCCGGCTGCTGGAATCAGCGGGTCAGGACCTGCTGGAAACGGCCATGGCGCGGGAAGAGCTGCTGGAGTTGCTGTTGCAGGAACTGGAGGCCGTACCGCCGCCCCAGGCTACCGTACTGAAATTACTTTTTATAGAAGGGCTCAGCTACCGGGACATTGCAGAAAAATTGCAGATCCCCGAAGCCACCATCCGCAAGCAGAAGGAGCGGGGCGTCAGGCTGCTTCGCGCCACGCTGTTACAGAAAAAAATGTGGAGCCTCCTGCTCCTGCTCAATGCAGCCCAGCTCGGCAGCCGAGGGCGTCTGTTATAA
- a CDS encoding DUF4974 domain-containing protein, which yields MLEEILPPGLLAVLYKKANAHPLEPGEEALLADWIGQSPHKEAFVQQLSNEDAVWEDLKARYGFAPEGEWARMQQRITADAGIETPPAARLRSLRPWRWAAAAVFLLMAGGAWFWWNRQPGMRDIPTPIVQQTPIAPGKDGAILTLADGRQLVLDSLGNGVVASESGASVYLNNGQLAYNRSTGQPGAGQPAADAYNILSTPRGRQFTVVLPDGSRVWLNAASSIRYATGMTGSRRVVELLQGEGYFEVAPHNNQDFVVQVGQQATVLQPASGSKKPGFNINAYQDEPGILVTAVEGGARVLSGLLTQEGTMPVNAKTQELQPGTQATLQAGSIRLQQPDMGKVLAWKNGFFNFENANLQSVMKQLERWYDIEVVYEKQPPPIFFVGKLSRKMTLEGVLKTLEESEVHFRMEGRKLIVRP from the coding sequence ATGTTGGAAGAAATACTGCCTCCCGGCTTATTGGCCGTTCTATACAAAAAGGCCAATGCCCATCCGCTTGAACCAGGGGAAGAAGCCCTGCTGGCCGATTGGATCGGTCAGTCCCCGCATAAAGAGGCTTTTGTCCAACAGCTGAGCAACGAAGACGCGGTATGGGAAGACCTGAAAGCCCGCTATGGCTTTGCCCCGGAGGGGGAATGGGCGCGTATGCAGCAACGTATAACCGCTGATGCCGGCATAGAAACCCCGCCGGCAGCGCGTTTGCGGTCCCTGCGGCCCTGGCGCTGGGCGGCAGCAGCCGTTTTCCTCCTTATGGCTGGCGGCGCCTGGTTCTGGTGGAACCGGCAACCCGGTATGCGGGATATCCCTACACCTATTGTGCAGCAGACGCCCATTGCTCCCGGTAAGGACGGCGCTATCCTCACCCTGGCCGATGGCCGGCAACTGGTGCTGGACAGCCTGGGCAACGGCGTGGTAGCCAGCGAAAGCGGCGCCAGCGTCTACCTGAACAACGGCCAGCTGGCCTATAACCGCAGCACCGGTCAACCGGGCGCCGGCCAGCCCGCTGCTGATGCCTACAATATTCTCTCCACACCCCGGGGCCGGCAGTTCACGGTAGTGCTGCCGGATGGCAGTCGCGTCTGGCTCAATGCCGCCAGTTCCATCCGTTATGCCACCGGCATGACCGGCAGCCGCCGCGTAGTGGAACTGCTGCAGGGTGAAGGCTATTTTGAAGTGGCCCCGCATAATAACCAGGATTTTGTAGTGCAGGTAGGGCAGCAGGCCACTGTGCTGCAACCCGCTTCCGGTAGCAAGAAGCCCGGTTTCAATATCAACGCCTACCAGGATGAACCCGGTATCCTGGTCACAGCAGTAGAAGGAGGCGCCCGGGTACTGAGTGGCCTGTTGACACAGGAAGGAACTATGCCGGTTAATGCAAAAACGCAGGAACTGCAGCCAGGAACACAGGCTACGCTACAGGCGGGATCCATCCGCCTGCAACAACCTGATATGGGCAAGGTGCTGGCCTGGAAGAATGGCTTTTTCAATTTTGAGAATGCCAATCTTCAATCCGTCATGAAACAACTGGAACGCTGGTATGATATAGAAGTGGTGTATGAAAAACAACCGCCGCCCATCTTTTTTGTGGGTAAGCTGAGCAGGAAGATGACACTGGAAGGCGTGTTGAAAACATTGGAAGAATCGGAAGTGCATTTCAGGATGGAAGGCCGGAAACTGATCGTCAGGCCCTGA